Proteins from a genomic interval of Sandaracinaceae bacterium:
- a CDS encoding acyl-CoA desaturase — translation MSSFPSRGPFLSSAEDDVVSSLVGEAVGEAEGATPKHRYEWGAMIPWFLTHAAVLGAVWSGVTWESLVVMAGLFFFRIFSVTAFHHRYFSHRTYSTSRWFQFLMAWAAQTSTQRGVLWWAAHHRAHHLYSDTERDLHSAKQDGFWHSHVGWVFADNSETDWKRIKDFAEYPELVWLNKYWIVPPIVTGVLTLVLFGWPGLFIGFFASQVLVWHSTYTINSLCHVWGNRRFETKDTSRNNLWLALLTWGEGWHNNHHHHMNSCRQGFYWWEIDLSYYVIKMMSWVGLVWDIKEPSARVLEEGRRLDAEAKSSARERASA, via the coding sequence ATGAGCAGCTTCCCGAGCCGAGGCCCCTTCCTCTCGTCGGCTGAAGACGACGTCGTCTCCTCTCTGGTCGGAGAAGCGGTCGGAGAGGCCGAGGGCGCCACCCCCAAGCACCGCTACGAGTGGGGCGCGATGATCCCGTGGTTCCTCACCCACGCCGCCGTGCTCGGCGCCGTGTGGTCGGGCGTGACCTGGGAGTCGCTGGTCGTCATGGCCGGGCTGTTCTTCTTCCGCATCTTCAGCGTCACCGCGTTCCATCACCGCTACTTCTCCCACCGCACGTACTCCACGAGCCGGTGGTTCCAGTTCCTGATGGCCTGGGCGGCGCAGACCAGCACCCAGCGCGGCGTGCTCTGGTGGGCGGCGCATCACCGCGCTCACCACCTCTACAGCGACACCGAGCGCGATCTGCACTCCGCCAAGCAGGACGGCTTCTGGCACTCGCACGTGGGCTGGGTCTTCGCCGACAACAGCGAGACCGACTGGAAGCGCATCAAGGACTTCGCCGAGTACCCGGAGCTGGTCTGGCTCAACAAGTACTGGATCGTGCCGCCCATCGTGACGGGCGTGCTGACCCTCGTGCTCTTCGGCTGGCCGGGCCTCTTCATCGGCTTCTTCGCGAGCCAGGTCCTCGTGTGGCACTCGACTTACACGATCAACTCGCTCTGCCACGTCTGGGGCAACCGCCGCTTCGAGACCAAGGACACCAGCCGCAACAACCTCTGGCTCGCGCTGCTGACCTGGGGCGAGGGCTGGCACAACAACCACCACCACCACATGAACAGCTGCCGTCAGGGCTTCTACTGGTGGGAGATCGACCTGAGCTACTACGTCATCAAGATGATGAGCTGGGTCGGCCTGGTGTGGGACATCAAGGAGCCGTCGGCGCGCGTGCTCGAAGAGGGCCGCCGCCTCGACGCCGAGGCCAAGAGCAGCGCGCGCGAGCGGGCGTCGGCCTAG
- a CDS encoding TRAP transporter large permease produces the protein MGFAILALMLVLLFLGYPMKVPLTVAALFVVTLWFPGAAPETLVQQMIGGVQPAALIAVPMFIFAAQIMTQGQAADRLLDMVMRFVGHVRGGLPIATAVSCTLFGALSGSTQATVVAIGGPLRPKMLQAGYSDSFSTALIINASDIALLIPPSIGMIVYGVVSGTSIGELFIAGIGPGVLLLVLFCLYCFVASIRMEVEPEPKASWAERRAATRRALLPLGFPIIIIGGIYAGIFSPTEAAAVSVLYAAILEIAVFRELSFRDLPKLALDTGLVTSVVFVLVAAGAAFSWVISYAQLPAEIVSGLLGPDAGYTQIMATIAVAFFVGCMFVDPIVVILILTPIFHPVAVAAGIDPVLVGTVVTLQVAIGSATPPFGCDIFTAIAIFNRPYLEIIRGTPPFIAILVLSSVLLIAFPDIALVLRDLAFAE, from the coding sequence ATGGGGTTCGCGATCCTCGCCCTGATGCTCGTGCTGCTCTTCCTCGGCTACCCGATGAAGGTGCCGCTCACGGTCGCGGCGCTCTTCGTCGTGACGCTCTGGTTCCCCGGCGCGGCGCCCGAGACGCTCGTGCAGCAGATGATCGGCGGGGTGCAGCCCGCCGCGCTCATCGCGGTGCCGATGTTCATCTTCGCCGCGCAGATCATGACCCAGGGGCAGGCCGCCGACCGGCTGCTCGACATGGTGATGCGATTCGTGGGGCACGTGCGCGGCGGGCTGCCCATCGCGACGGCCGTGAGCTGCACGCTCTTCGGCGCGCTCAGCGGCTCCACCCAGGCCACGGTGGTCGCGATCGGCGGGCCGCTGCGCCCGAAGATGCTCCAGGCGGGCTACTCCGACTCGTTCAGCACCGCGCTGATCATCAACGCGTCGGACATCGCGCTGCTGATCCCGCCGAGCATCGGCATGATCGTCTACGGGGTCGTCAGCGGCACGTCGATCGGCGAGCTCTTCATCGCGGGCATCGGTCCGGGCGTGCTCCTGCTCGTGCTCTTCTGCCTCTACTGCTTCGTCGCCTCCATCCGCATGGAGGTGGAGCCGGAGCCGAAGGCGAGTTGGGCCGAGCGCCGCGCCGCCACGCGTCGCGCGCTGCTCCCGCTCGGCTTCCCGATCATCATCATCGGCGGCATCTACGCGGGCATCTTCAGCCCCACCGAGGCGGCCGCGGTCAGCGTGCTCTACGCGGCCATCCTCGAGATCGCGGTCTTCCGTGAGCTGTCGTTCCGCGATCTGCCCAAGCTCGCGCTCGACACCGGGCTGGTCACGTCGGTCGTCTTCGTGCTCGTCGCGGCGGGCGCGGCGTTCAGCTGGGTGATCAGCTACGCGCAGCTCCCGGCCGAGATCGTCAGCGGTCTCCTCGGGCCCGACGCGGGCTACACGCAGATCATGGCCACGATCGCCGTCGCCTTCTTCGTCGGCTGCATGTTCGTCGACCCCATCGTGGTCATCCTCATCCTGACCCCCATCTTCCACCCGGTGGCGGTCGCGGCGGGCATCGATCCGGTGCTGGTCGGCACCGTGGTGACGCTGCAGGTCGCGATCGGCAGCGCCACGCCGCCCTTCGGCTGCGACATCTTCACCGCGATCGCGATCTTCAACCGGCCCTACCTCGAGATCATCCGCGGCACGCCGCCGTTCATCGCCATCCTCGTGTTGAGCTCGGTCTTGCTCATCGCCTTTCCCGACATCGCGCTCGTCCTGCGCGACCTGGCCTTCGCCGAATGA
- a CDS encoding BtpA/SgcQ family protein — translation MIRGLIGVVHLAPLPGDPSLGASFDAAIDAAKRDAAALAEGGAAAIIVENFGSAPFPKGTPEQPTPPHQLAAITRATLACAAYGVPVGVNVLRNDVRAALGIAAATGAAFVRVNVHVGAYVADQGLIEGRAFETLRYRRSLDADGIQIFADVRVKHAAPVAPLSIATEVEDTLKRGRADAVIVTGAGTGKPVDEALLIEVRAAAGDAPVLIGSGLSPESAPRLAPHADAAIVGTWLKEDGDVRRPVDPARVRAMADALDAHLRRGAGPGDRSSAL, via the coding sequence ATGATCCGCGGCCTGATCGGTGTGGTGCACCTCGCCCCGCTCCCCGGAGACCCGTCGCTGGGTGCGTCCTTCGACGCGGCCATCGACGCGGCGAAGCGTGACGCGGCGGCGCTCGCCGAGGGCGGCGCGGCGGCCATCATCGTCGAGAACTTCGGCAGCGCGCCGTTCCCCAAGGGGACCCCCGAGCAGCCCACGCCGCCACATCAGCTCGCCGCGATCACCCGGGCCACGCTCGCCTGCGCGGCATACGGCGTCCCGGTCGGGGTCAACGTGCTCCGCAACGACGTGCGCGCCGCGCTCGGGATCGCGGCGGCGACGGGCGCGGCCTTCGTGCGCGTCAATGTGCATGTCGGCGCCTATGTCGCGGACCAGGGCCTGATCGAGGGGCGCGCGTTCGAGACGCTCCGCTACCGGCGCTCGCTCGACGCGGACGGAATCCAGATCTTCGCGGATGTCCGGGTGAAGCACGCCGCGCCGGTCGCTCCGCTCTCGATCGCGACCGAGGTCGAGGACACGCTGAAGCGGGGCCGCGCCGACGCGGTGATCGTGACCGGCGCGGGCACGGGCAAGCCGGTCGACGAGGCGCTGCTGATCGAGGTGCGCGCGGCCGCGGGCGACGCGCCGGTCCTGATCGGGAGCGGCCTGTCGCCCGAGAGCGCGCCGCGGCTCGCCCCCCACGCCGACGCCGCGATCGTCGGCACCTGGCTGAAAGAAGACGGCGACGTGCGCCGGCCGGTCGACCCGGCGCGAGTGCGCGCGATGGCCGACGCGCTCGACGCCCACCTGCGCCGGGGCGCGGGGCCCGGCGACCGATCCTCGGCGCTATAG
- a CDS encoding GGDEF domain-containing protein, with amino-acid sequence MPLVPEALTALACAEDPTVAREALKAARRALGEEAARYEPLMELLCRRATELARLRRLAGSDELTGLANRRAFKLALDRERARLERGGIGPAVVLIDLDDMKSINDDLGHAAGDEALQHVAEALQEAVRGSDLVARLGGDELALLLPETCAQGARAVAERARRFVEARSVRGRPLRTSVGWAVASPDEPDALLQTADARLYADKRRRRRGRSRSPSAAA; translated from the coding sequence ATGCCGCTCGTGCCCGAAGCCCTCACCGCGCTCGCCTGCGCCGAAGATCCCACCGTCGCCCGCGAGGCGTTGAAAGCCGCGCGCCGAGCGCTGGGCGAGGAGGCCGCGCGCTACGAGCCGCTGATGGAGCTGCTCTGTCGGCGCGCGACCGAGCTGGCGCGCCTGCGGCGCCTGGCCGGGAGCGACGAGCTGACCGGGCTCGCCAACCGCCGCGCGTTCAAGCTCGCCCTCGACCGAGAGCGTGCTCGGCTCGAGCGCGGAGGGATCGGACCGGCGGTGGTGCTGATCGACCTCGACGACATGAAGTCCATCAACGACGACCTCGGCCACGCGGCCGGCGACGAGGCGCTCCAGCACGTGGCCGAGGCTCTGCAGGAGGCCGTGCGCGGCAGCGACCTGGTGGCCCGCCTCGGCGGTGACGAGCTCGCGCTCCTGCTCCCCGAGACCTGCGCCCAGGGCGCCCGCGCCGTCGCCGAGCGCGCCCGGCGCTTCGTCGAGGCCCGCTCCGTCCGCGGGCGACCCCTGCGCACCAGCGTCGGCTGGGCCGTCGCCTCGCCCGACGAGCCGGACGCGCTCCTCCAGACCGCCGACGCCCGCCTCTACGCCGACAAGCGTCGCCGCCGTCGAGGCCGGAGCCGCTCTCCGTCCGCCGCGGCCTGA
- a CDS encoding ATP-binding protein, giving the protein MTDYPVPAILSVALANLLAAIVFGALHVRERSPGMSWFAVAWTLEAVRHLFSLAEFSPITFFAGGFTFVAALGVLLEAAFRVGGRPPNPWLRLPLLCVACWMVFLFVYQDVPFLWWHLPVTAVTAVIRGLVAWALWNAFASGLGRVMAASAMGLWALHGLTYPLLGDVEAAKQWGYALSTFLGLLVPSGVLMAYFERAREEAGALERALAEGHRLEALGRLAGGIAHDFNNLLQVVAGALEVAQRDRTPPDRKDRYLKLALDATTRGADLTRQLLAFGQRHAWQPRALDLSRVIGEVGEWLPRLLGDHVTLELRAERQLPVFADRGQIEQVVLNLVTNARDAMPEGGTVEVSAEARGRVVVLSVHDQGVGMSEETRARIFEPFFTTKERGKGTGLGLASVHGIAAQQGWELRVESAPGAGTTFEVRMPLIEDEPVSAEYELPNIDASAARILLVDDDPQVRNVLAAMLEDVGYDVTPAGPETALAEVEGGDWDVLVTDQQMPGLSGVELARAARQLRSDALIVFVSGDDASSEEPDIHRVGKPCRASELVTAIEHVRTRDA; this is encoded by the coding sequence GTGACCGACTACCCGGTCCCCGCCATCCTCTCGGTCGCGCTGGCGAACTTGCTGGCCGCGATCGTATTCGGGGCGCTCCACGTGCGGGAGCGCAGCCCGGGCATGAGCTGGTTCGCGGTCGCGTGGACGCTCGAGGCGGTACGGCACCTCTTCTCCCTCGCGGAGTTCTCGCCCATCACCTTCTTCGCGGGCGGCTTCACCTTCGTCGCCGCGCTCGGCGTGCTGCTCGAGGCCGCGTTCCGCGTGGGCGGCCGCCCTCCCAACCCCTGGCTCCGCCTGCCGCTCCTCTGCGTCGCGTGCTGGATGGTCTTCCTCTTCGTCTATCAGGACGTCCCCTTTCTCTGGTGGCACCTGCCGGTCACCGCCGTGACCGCCGTGATCCGCGGCCTCGTCGCCTGGGCCCTGTGGAACGCCTTCGCGTCGGGCCTCGGCCGGGTCATGGCCGCCAGCGCCATGGGCCTGTGGGCGCTGCACGGCTTGACGTATCCACTCCTCGGCGACGTCGAGGCGGCCAAGCAGTGGGGGTACGCGCTGAGCACGTTCCTGGGCTTGCTCGTGCCGAGCGGCGTTTTGATGGCGTACTTCGAGCGGGCGCGCGAGGAGGCCGGCGCGCTCGAGCGCGCGCTCGCGGAGGGCCACCGCCTCGAGGCGCTCGGGCGGCTCGCGGGCGGCATCGCCCACGACTTCAACAACCTCTTGCAGGTCGTGGCCGGCGCGCTCGAGGTGGCCCAGCGCGACCGCACCCCGCCCGATCGCAAGGATCGCTACCTGAAGCTCGCGCTCGACGCCACGACCCGCGGCGCCGACCTGACCCGCCAGCTGCTCGCGTTCGGCCAGCGCCACGCCTGGCAGCCACGCGCCCTCGATCTGAGCCGCGTCATCGGCGAGGTGGGCGAGTGGCTCCCGCGGCTGCTGGGCGACCACGTGACCCTCGAGCTGCGCGCCGAGCGGCAGCTGCCCGTCTTCGCCGACCGCGGTCAGATCGAGCAGGTCGTGTTGAACCTCGTGACCAACGCGCGCGACGCCATGCCCGAAGGCGGCACCGTCGAGGTCAGCGCGGAGGCGCGCGGGCGCGTCGTCGTGCTCTCCGTGCACGATCAGGGCGTGGGCATGAGCGAGGAGACCCGCGCGCGGATCTTCGAGCCGTTCTTCACCACCAAGGAGCGCGGCAAGGGGACCGGCCTCGGCCTCGCGAGCGTGCACGGCATCGCGGCCCAGCAGGGCTGGGAGCTGCGGGTCGAGAGCGCGCCCGGAGCGGGGACCACCTTCGAGGTGCGCATGCCGCTCATCGAAGACGAGCCCGTGAGCGCCGAGTACGAGCTGCCCAACATCGACGCCAGCGCGGCGCGCATCCTCCTCGTCGACGACGACCCGCAGGTCCGCAACGTGCTCGCCGCCATGCTCGAGGACGTCGGCTACGACGTGACCCCCGCCGGACCCGAGACCGCGCTCGCGGAGGTCGAAGGCGGAGACTGGGACGTGCTCGTCACCGACCAGCAGATGCCTGGCCTCTCCGGAGTCGAGCTCGCCCGCGCCGCGCGCCAGCTCCGCAGCGACGCCCTCATCGTCTTCGTCAGCGGCGACGACGCCTCGAGCGAGGAGCCGGACATCCACCGCGTCGGCAAGCCCTGCCGCGCGAGCGAGCTCGTCACGGCCATCGAGCACGTCCGCACCCGCGACGCGTGA
- a CDS encoding response regulator transcription factor codes for MSADELKLLVVEDEEHLAAGLKLNLELEGYEVDIAGTAREAGERLLKPDGYDAIVLDVMLPDIDGFELCKKLRRSGNYTPVIMLTARSSAEDRVKGLESGADDYLVKPFELDELLARVRSMVRRRRWERSSEESLPTSTRARFGEAQIDFESHEASVGDTRVELTRLELDLLRYFVDNPGRVLSRDELLEQVWKLRNYSSARTVDNFISRLRKHFEPDPSNPRHFLSVRGAGYKFVP; via the coding sequence GTGAGCGCAGACGAGCTGAAGCTCCTCGTGGTCGAAGACGAGGAGCACCTCGCGGCCGGGCTCAAGCTGAACCTCGAGCTCGAGGGCTACGAGGTCGACATCGCGGGCACCGCGCGCGAGGCGGGCGAGCGCCTGCTCAAGCCCGACGGATACGACGCGATCGTGCTCGACGTGATGCTCCCCGACATCGACGGCTTCGAGCTCTGCAAGAAGCTCAGGCGCAGCGGGAATTACACGCCGGTCATCATGTTGACGGCGCGCAGCTCGGCCGAGGACCGCGTCAAGGGCCTGGAGAGCGGCGCGGACGACTACCTGGTCAAGCCCTTCGAGCTCGACGAGCTCCTGGCGCGCGTGCGCTCGATGGTCCGGCGCCGCCGCTGGGAGCGCAGCTCGGAGGAGAGCCTGCCCACGTCGACGAGGGCGCGCTTCGGGGAGGCGCAGATCGACTTCGAGTCCCACGAGGCGAGCGTCGGCGACACCCGCGTGGAGCTGACCCGGCTCGAGCTGGACCTGCTGCGCTACTTCGTCGACAACCCCGGGCGCGTGCTGAGCCGGGACGAGCTGCTCGAGCAGGTCTGGAAGCTCCGCAACTACTCCTCGGCGCGCACGGTGGACAATTTCATCTCGCGGCTGCGCAAGCACTTCGAGCCGGACCCCTCGAACCCGCGACACTTCCTCTCCGTCAGAGGCGCCGGGTACAAGTTCGTGCCCTGA
- a CDS encoding HAMP domain-containing sensor histidine kinase, producing the protein MASPRRHLPSLSTPIIMASIAVPIAVALLTGWTLVFARNLAEGDDVAQNVWLLVLGVIAFMALMSVMIMFAVFLGREILEVRRQDSFIDSVTHELRSPLASLKLGLQTLGREGLPEEKREMMRSMMLDDVDRLSAFVDDILQASRLAHVRDKVGMDLGEVPLRELVEDCVENVSQRHHLADDAIEVCVPPELSVVSDRVALTVVVRNLIDNAVKYSDEPVKVIVSASKDRKGVRIDVRDSGIGIAPRDLKRVFHRFYRVSSEGVRQRRGTGLGLFVVSALVRNLGGKVEASSEGLGAGTTIRVSLPQTPPGSSHDPQEAA; encoded by the coding sequence ATGGCCTCGCCCCGGAGACACCTCCCCTCGCTCTCGACGCCGATCATCATGGCGTCGATCGCCGTGCCCATCGCGGTGGCGCTCCTCACCGGCTGGACGCTCGTCTTCGCGCGGAACCTCGCGGAGGGCGACGACGTCGCGCAGAACGTCTGGCTCCTCGTGCTGGGCGTCATCGCGTTCATGGCCCTGATGAGCGTGATGATCATGTTCGCGGTCTTCCTCGGGCGGGAGATCCTCGAGGTGCGACGGCAGGACAGCTTCATCGACTCGGTGACGCACGAGCTCCGCAGCCCGCTCGCGTCGCTCAAGCTCGGCCTGCAGACGCTGGGTCGCGAGGGGTTGCCGGAAGAGAAGCGGGAGATGATGCGAAGCATGATGCTCGACGACGTCGATCGCCTGAGCGCGTTCGTCGACGACATCCTCCAGGCCAGCCGGCTCGCGCACGTCCGGGACAAGGTCGGCATGGACCTCGGCGAGGTGCCGCTCCGCGAGCTGGTCGAGGACTGCGTCGAGAACGTCTCCCAGCGCCACCACCTCGCGGACGACGCGATCGAGGTGTGCGTCCCGCCCGAGCTGTCGGTGGTCTCCGACCGCGTGGCATTGACGGTCGTGGTCCGCAACCTCATCGACAACGCGGTGAAGTACTCGGACGAGCCGGTGAAGGTGATCGTGAGCGCCTCGAAGGATCGAAAGGGCGTGCGCATCGACGTCCGGGACAGCGGTATCGGGATCGCGCCGCGCGATCTCAAGCGCGTGTTCCACCGCTTCTACCGGGTGTCGAGCGAAGGCGTGCGCCAGCGGCGCGGGACCGGGCTCGGCCTCTTCGTGGTCTCGGCGCTGGTGCGGAACCTGGGGGGCAAGGTCGAGGCCTCCTCGGAGGGGCTCGGCGCGGGCACCACGATCCGCGTCTCGCTCCCGCAGACCCCCCCGGGCTCGTCACACGATCCTCAGGAGGCGGCGTGA
- a CDS encoding cytochrome P450: MWQESAKKFLRQLASGAPAHPPGTQLAPSPREGDRLLGHLREGIGDPLTSFLRWRREVGDVVRVRLAGTTAHLLCHPRLVRAVLQERHREFVKPIQGRENMARMLGNGLLVSEGSFWLRQRRIAQPAFHKRRIDGFGEHIVSAASQLADEWALRARREEAFDVSNDMMHLTLRVVQETLLGTTSSQNADRIGESVSYVLGEVNRRFTRVIDPPEDWPTPANRRFRAAKAVLDDAVFDIIRQRRRDMDRGEDGGDLLSMLLAARDEDTGEGMDDTQLRDEVMTIFLAGHETTANALSWTFYLLGRHPHVARKLRQELTTVLGDRDPTAADYGRLAYAQQVFREAMRLYPPAWIMARAPLTDVEVDGYVLPAGSRVFLSPWVTHRHPDVWPDPEGFDPDRFADPKAIDRFAFFPFGGGPRLCIGHGFAMMEGVLILATLARRFHLELVPGHTVTPQPLVTLRPREGVQVVARAF; the protein is encoded by the coding sequence ATGTGGCAGGAGAGCGCGAAGAAGTTTCTCCGCCAGCTCGCGAGCGGCGCGCCCGCGCACCCTCCCGGGACCCAGCTCGCGCCCTCCCCCCGGGAAGGCGATCGCCTGCTCGGGCACCTGCGCGAGGGCATCGGCGATCCCCTGACGTCGTTCCTGCGCTGGCGCCGCGAGGTCGGAGACGTCGTCCGGGTGCGCCTCGCCGGAACCACCGCACATCTCCTCTGTCACCCGCGGCTCGTGCGCGCCGTCCTCCAGGAGCGTCACCGCGAGTTCGTCAAACCGATCCAGGGCCGCGAGAACATGGCGCGCATGCTCGGCAACGGGCTGCTCGTGAGCGAGGGCTCCTTCTGGCTGCGCCAGCGGCGGATCGCCCAGCCCGCGTTCCACAAGCGCCGCATCGACGGCTTCGGCGAGCACATCGTGTCCGCGGCGAGCCAGCTCGCCGACGAGTGGGCGCTGCGCGCGCGCCGCGAGGAGGCCTTCGACGTCTCCAACGACATGATGCACCTCACCTTGCGGGTCGTTCAGGAGACCCTGCTCGGCACGACCTCGAGCCAGAACGCCGACCGCATCGGCGAGTCCGTCTCCTACGTGCTCGGCGAGGTGAACCGTCGCTTCACCCGCGTCATCGACCCGCCCGAGGACTGGCCGACGCCGGCCAACCGCCGCTTCCGCGCCGCCAAGGCGGTCCTCGACGACGCCGTGTTCGACATCATCCGCCAGCGCAGGCGCGACATGGACCGAGGTGAAGACGGCGGGGACCTCCTCTCCATGCTGCTCGCGGCCCGCGACGAGGACACCGGCGAGGGCATGGACGACACCCAGCTCCGCGACGAGGTGATGACCATCTTCCTCGCGGGGCACGAGACCACCGCCAACGCCCTCAGCTGGACCTTCTATCTGCTCGGTCGTCACCCGCACGTGGCGCGCAAGCTCCGTCAGGAGCTCACGACGGTGCTCGGGGATCGCGATCCGACCGCGGCCGACTACGGCCGGCTCGCCTACGCGCAGCAAGTCTTCCGCGAGGCGATGCGCCTCTACCCGCCGGCGTGGATCATGGCGCGCGCGCCGCTCACCGACGTCGAGGTGGACGGATACGTCCTGCCGGCGGGCAGCCGCGTCTTCCTGAGCCCCTGGGTCACGCACCGCCACCCCGACGTCTGGCCCGATCCCGAGGGCTTCGACCCGGACCGGTTCGCGGATCCGAAGGCGATCGATCGGTTCGCGTTCTTCCCCTTCGGCGGCGGCCCGCGCCTCTGCATCGGGCACGGCTTCGCGATGATGGAGGGCGTCTTGATCCTCGCCACCCTGGCGCGACGCTTCCACCTCGAGCTCGTCCCGGGGCACACCGTCACGCCACAACCGCTGGTCACGTTGCGGCCTCGCGAGGGCGTCCAGGTCGTCGCGCGCGCTTTCTGA
- a CDS encoding TRAP transporter small permease, giving the protein MRRVATSLSKAVTQLEELCLAWGILGIAALTIGNVIARTFFGTSLAFAEEISQFLIVLVTFLGLGYAAGKGRHIRMTALYDQLPEKQRKALTVLISATTSALLFYLSYLAVRYALSTVRELGSVSPALRVPLWIVYLSAPIGFALGGIQYALALIKNLTTPGVWLSFEVKDEYEELPPAGGL; this is encoded by the coding sequence ATGCGACGCGTCGCCACCAGCCTGTCCAAAGCCGTCACCCAGCTCGAGGAGCTCTGCCTCGCGTGGGGCATCCTCGGCATCGCCGCGTTGACCATCGGCAACGTGATCGCGCGGACGTTCTTCGGGACCAGCCTCGCGTTCGCCGAGGAGATCAGCCAGTTCCTGATCGTGCTCGTGACCTTCCTCGGCCTCGGCTACGCGGCGGGCAAGGGGCGGCACATCCGCATGACGGCGCTCTACGACCAGCTGCCCGAGAAGCAGCGCAAGGCGCTCACCGTCTTGATCAGCGCGACGACCTCGGCCCTGCTCTTCTACCTGAGCTACCTCGCCGTGCGGTACGCGCTGTCCACCGTGCGCGAGCTGGGCAGCGTCTCGCCCGCCCTCCGCGTGCCGCTCTGGATCGTCTACCTCTCGGCGCCGATCGGCTTCGCGCTGGGCGGCATCCAGTACGCCCTGGCCCTGATCAAGAACCTCACCACACCGGGCGTCTGGCTCTCGTTCGAGGTGAAGGACGAGTACGAAGAGCTGCCGCCAGCGGGGGGGCTCTGA
- a CDS encoding TetR/AcrR family transcriptional regulator produces MRKAQQSARTKRAVIDAAVALFSERGYRATSLKAIGEEAGISHGVIPFHFGSKEGLLLAVVETCFEAFSTHVIGAASDRERDFGVGDLEAMMTAQRRFADERPQIGRLFQVLMFEAIGPSPELRPHFREFQGRLHALGCAWVREGQARGVLREDLDVEAAVATLESFLTGLRTRSLLIGDEGVSRQRIHEQMLSLLRRGVTRDEQGES; encoded by the coding sequence GTGCGGAAAGCCCAGCAATCGGCCCGGACCAAGCGAGCGGTGATCGACGCCGCGGTCGCCCTCTTCTCGGAGCGCGGCTATCGCGCCACCTCGCTCAAGGCGATCGGAGAGGAAGCCGGGATCAGCCATGGCGTGATCCCGTTCCACTTCGGCTCCAAGGAGGGGCTCCTCCTGGCCGTGGTCGAGACGTGCTTCGAGGCGTTCTCGACCCACGTGATCGGCGCGGCCTCGGACCGCGAGCGTGACTTCGGCGTCGGGGACCTCGAGGCGATGATGACGGCGCAGCGTCGCTTCGCGGACGAGCGCCCGCAGATCGGTCGGCTCTTCCAGGTGCTGATGTTCGAGGCGATCGGGCCGAGCCCGGAGCTGCGCCCTCACTTCCGCGAGTTCCAGGGGCGGCTTCACGCGCTCGGCTGCGCGTGGGTCCGCGAGGGCCAGGCGCGCGGCGTGCTGCGCGAGGACCTCGACGTCGAGGCCGCGGTGGCGACGCTCGAGAGCTTCCTGACCGGCCTCCGCACGCGCTCGCTGCTCATCGGCGACGAGGGTGTCTCGCGGCAGCGCATTCACGAACAGATGCTCTCGCTCTTGCGGCGGGGCGTCACGAGAGACGAACAGGGGGAGTCATGA